The Sulfitobacter sp. SK011 genome has a window encoding:
- a CDS encoding LysR family transcriptional regulator, with protein sequence MNFATLDLNLLRVLDALFRDGSTVKAADRLAMSQSSVSGALSRLRHALGDQLFIRQSNRLVATDYAAGLEAGLREELERLEALLTRPAAFDPQTAEGTFRIAASDFFAELLMPPLGDLLQKSAPHIRAQLVDLVPNDYVASLERRNADIALIPDLALPEWVNREPLFSSPFHVIARAGNPGTAELKDGMHMPMDVFCALHHVLFSPEGNLTAMGDAALNRVGKSRQVAMTVPVFSGVCRAVSESDLIALVPAQLASKVANSFRLCVFEPPMEIDPALIIGIWHKRSDNNPMASWMRRQVFSLMTALDVDT encoded by the coding sequence GTGAATTTCGCAACGCTCGACCTGAACCTTCTTCGCGTGCTTGACGCCCTCTTTCGCGATGGATCAACCGTCAAGGCGGCCGACAGGCTGGCCATGTCGCAATCTTCAGTCTCGGGAGCTCTCTCCCGTCTGCGCCATGCATTGGGTGATCAACTTTTCATCCGGCAGAGCAACCGGTTGGTCGCCACAGACTATGCGGCGGGACTCGAAGCCGGGTTGAGAGAAGAGCTTGAGCGTCTGGAGGCGTTGCTCACCCGACCGGCTGCTTTTGACCCACAAACCGCCGAAGGCACTTTCAGGATTGCAGCAAGCGACTTTTTCGCCGAGCTTTTGATGCCGCCCTTGGGTGATCTCCTACAGAAATCAGCGCCACACATCAGGGCGCAGCTCGTCGATCTTGTTCCCAACGATTACGTGGCAAGCCTTGAACGGCGCAACGCCGACATCGCGCTGATCCCCGACCTGGCGCTGCCGGAATGGGTCAACCGGGAGCCTTTGTTCAGTTCTCCGTTCCACGTGATCGCGCGCGCAGGCAATCCAGGCACCGCGGAACTGAAGGATGGGATGCACATGCCGATGGACGTCTTCTGCGCGCTTCATCACGTCCTGTTTTCTCCCGAAGGCAACTTGACCGCGATGGGTGATGCAGCCCTAAACCGGGTCGGAAAAAGCCGACAAGTTGCGATGACCGTTCCCGTCTTCAGCGGCGTCTGCCGCGCGGTGAGCGAAAGCGACCTCATTGCGCTCGTGCCTGCGCAACTGGCATCGAAGGTAGCCAATTCATTCCGGCTATGTGTGTTTGAGCCGCCGATGGAGATTGATCCGGCGCTGATCATTGGC
- a CDS encoding cupin domain-containing protein gives MKDLAQIDGAIEWLGVQYKTILTPEQTGGSMSIVDSWSPAGSGPPRHVHKNEDETFVIMTGACKFWLEGDEFTAGAGESVFIPRGKEHTFKVVGDKPCRHLVILTPGGFEGFFADMAAGQYRIPEDMPAIEKSAKQHNMAFTGPPLD, from the coding sequence ATGAAAGATCTGGCCCAAATCGACGGAGCCATCGAATGGCTCGGTGTTCAATACAAGACGATCCTGACCCCCGAACAAACCGGCGGATCAATGTCCATCGTGGATAGCTGGTCTCCGGCAGGGAGCGGCCCCCCACGTCATGTGCATAAGAACGAGGACGAAACTTTCGTGATCATGACCGGGGCCTGCAAGTTCTGGCTGGAAGGTGACGAATTCACGGCAGGCGCGGGCGAAAGTGTCTTCATTCCCCGGGGCAAGGAGCATACCTTCAAGGTCGTTGGCGATAAGCCGTGCCGCCATCTGGTGATCCTCACACCTGGTGGTTTCGAGGGGTTCTTTGCGGATATGGCGGCTGGCCAGTACCGCATCCCGGAAGACATGCCTGCCATCGAAAAATCCGCAAAGCAGCACAATATGGCCTTCACCGGCCCACCACTGGACTGA